Proteins encoded together in one Candidatus Methylomirabilota bacterium window:
- a CDS encoding ABC transporter ATP-binding protein, with protein MSLLEVSGLHSYYGDSHILFGVSLRVERNEVVALLGRNGAGKSTTLKSLMGVVKPRAGSVRLDGVEIAGMKSHAIARAGVQLVHEERRIFGTLTVEENLALAGLSAPDRWPLARIYDIFPRLHQRRTSRGTDLSGGEQQMLALGRALIRDPKIILLDEPFEGLAPLIVRELVNVCRRLAAEGHTLVLVEQNLAATMALAQRVYILNNGHLAHEGPADDIRARPEMLHRYLGV; from the coding sequence ATGAGCCTGCTCGAGGTGAGCGGGCTGCACAGCTACTACGGAGATTCCCACATTCTCTTCGGCGTGTCCCTGCGCGTCGAGCGCAACGAAGTCGTGGCACTGCTCGGCCGCAACGGCGCCGGGAAGAGCACGACGCTCAAGAGCCTGATGGGAGTGGTGAAGCCGCGCGCCGGATCCGTGCGGCTCGACGGCGTCGAGATCGCCGGAATGAAGAGCCACGCGATCGCGAGGGCCGGCGTCCAGCTCGTGCACGAGGAGCGGCGCATCTTCGGGACGCTCACCGTCGAGGAGAATCTGGCGCTGGCCGGCCTCAGCGCGCCGGACCGCTGGCCCCTCGCACGCATCTACGACATCTTCCCGCGGCTGCATCAGCGCCGCACGAGCCGCGGCACCGATCTCTCGGGAGGGGAGCAGCAGATGCTCGCGCTCGGTCGCGCGCTCATTCGCGATCCGAAGATCATCTTGCTGGACGAGCCGTTCGAAGGTCTCGCCCCGCTGATCGTGCGCGAGCTGGTGAATGTCTGCCGTCGTCTGGCCGCGGAGGGCCACACGCTGGTCCTCGTGGAGCAGAACCTCGCCGCGACCATGGCGCTCGCCCAGCGGGTGTACATCCTCAACAACGGTCACCTCGCCCACGAAGGCCCCGCGGACGACATCCGCGCGAGGCCCGAGATGCTGCACCGCTACCTCGGCGTCTGA